A DNA window from Ranitomeya imitator isolate aRanImi1 chromosome 2, aRanImi1.pri, whole genome shotgun sequence contains the following coding sequences:
- the LOC138666327 gene encoding discoidin-inducing complex subunit B-like yields MVNDSFSVVNDSFSVVNDSFSVVNDSFSVVNDFFSVVNDFFSVVNDFFSVVNDSFSVVNDSFSVVNDSFSVVNDFFSMVNDFFSVVNDSFSLLNDSFSVVNDSFSVVNDSFSVVNDFFSVVNDSFSVVNDSFSVVNDFFYVVNDSFSVVNDFFSVVNDSFSVVNDSFSVVNDSFSVVNDSFPVVNDSFSVVNDFFSVVNDSFSVVNDSFSAVNDSFSVLNDSFSVVNDFFSVVNDSFSVVNDSFSVVNDSFSVVNDFFSVVNDFFSEVNDSFSVVNDSFSVLNDSFSVVNDFFSVVNDSFSVLNDSFPVANDSFSVVNDSFSVLNDSFSVVNDSFSVVNDFFSVVNDSFSVVNDFFSVVNDSFSVVNDSFSVVNDSFSVVKDSFSVVNDSFSVVNDSFSVVNNFFSVVNDSFSVVNDSFSVLNDSFSVVNDSFSVVNDYPSNEWRALSFSAVSTIIQCISY; encoded by the coding sequence ATGGTCAATGATTCCTTCTCTGTGGTCAATGATTCTTTCTCTGTGGTAAATGATTCCTTCTCTGTGGTCAATGATTCCTTCTCTGTGGTCAATGATTTCTTCTCTGTGGTCAATGATTTCTTCTCTGTGGTCAATGATTTCTTCTCTGTGGTCAATGATTCCTTCTCTGTGGTCAATGATTCCTTCTCTGTGGTCAATGATTCCTTCTCTGTGGTCAATGATTTCTTCTCTATGGTCAATGATTTCTTCTCTGTGGTCAATGATTCATTCTCTTTGCTCAATGATTCCTTCTCTGTGGTCAATGATTCCTTCTCTGTGGTCAATGATTCTTTCTCTGTGGTCAATGATTTCTTCTCTGTGGTCAATGATTCCTTCTCTGTGGTCAATGATTCCTTCTCTGTGGTCAATGATTTCTTCTATGTGGTCAATGATTCTTTCTCTGTGGTCAATGATTTCTTCTCTGTGGTCAATGATTCCTTCTCTGTGGTCAATGATTCCTTCTCTGTGGTCAATGATTCCTTCTCTGTGGTCAATGATTCCTTCCCTGTGGTCAATGATTCCTTCTCTGTGGTCAATGATTTCTTCTCTGTGGTCAATGATTCCTTCTCTGTGGTCAATGATTCCTTCTCTGCGGTCAATGATTCCTTCTCTGTGCTCAATGATTCCTTCTCTGTGGTCAATGATTTCTTCTCTGTGGTCAATGATTCCTTCTCTGTGGTCAATGATTCCTTCTCTGTGGTCAATGATTCCTTCTCTGTGGTCAATGATTTCTTCTCTGTGGTCAATGATTTCTTCTCTGAGGTCAATGATTCCTTCTCTGTGGTCAATGATTCCTTCTCTGTGCTCAATGATTCCTTCTCTGTGGTCAATGATTTCTTCTCTGTGGTCAATGATTCCTTCTCTGTGCTCAATGATTCCTTCCCTGTAGCCAATGATTCCTTCTCTGTGGTCAATGATTCCTTCTCTGTGCTTAATGATTCCTTCTCTGTGGTCAATGATTCCTTCTCTGTGGTCAATGATTTCTTCTCTGTGGTCAATGATTCTTTCTCTGTGGTCAATGATTTCTTCTCTGTGGTCAATGATTCCTTCTCTGTGGTCAATGATTCCTTCTCTGTGGTCAATGATTCCTTCTCTGTGGTCAAAGATTCCTTCTCTGTGGTCAATGATTCCTTCTCTGTGGTCAATGATTCCTTCTCTGTGGTCAATAATTTCTTCTCTGTGGTCAATGATTCCTTCTCTGTGGTCAATGATTCCTTCTCTGTGCTCAATGATTCCTTCTCTGTGGTCAATGATTCCTTCTCTGTGGTCAATGATTACCCCAGTAATGAGTGGAGGGCCTTATCATTCAGTGCTGTGTCCACTATTATTCAATGTATTTCTTACTGA